One stretch of Methyloversatilis sp. RAC08 DNA includes these proteins:
- a CDS encoding methyl-accepting chemotaxis protein translates to MALNIPGLKSAAQAGSDPAPSNQLDAAGFLRGRLPLIGHLPLGQQVRSLAVIFLLFIALAAVLVWQDWRGTRQNAAHIHAAGQLRTLMQGVTQSAPQALAGQAGALGQLSSARAAVTALLDTLNRGGEVDGVSLPPARGAAKDALQQIDAAWSGQDRNTALLLGQQKTLIALGEAGRALDAAATPMMTALGRIAAQRGARDGGLSLSLAGSVGQVRAAIHALTSITPTSADTLDALQRALPVLLDTAAQLEQSAEGEPREAFAQAHNDLVPRLTALVTALDKPADLLAARAAGLWLIGSAAALAGPTDALATVYSAQREDRALRALGAALCVLLALASVFLMVRAYNEDQHRQRVLVEGSREEAKREKDTTQQAILRLMNEMGDLADGDLTVRATVSEDITGAIADSVNYTIEELSVLVKRINDAAGRVAEASESAQRISTQLLTAAERQSREVTESGQSVLAMAKSMNAVSEEATRSAQVARQSLAAAQNGSNAVSNSIRGMNDIRDQIQETSKRIKRLGESSQEISEIVELISDITEQTNVLALNAAIQAAGAGEAGRGFTVVAEEVQRLAERSGEATKQIAAIVRTIQTDTQDAVAAMENSTRGVVEGARLSDAAGQALDEISTVSTELTELIEAISSSAQVQAEQATRVAHGMQGILRITEQTTVGTKQTALSIGQLADLAAELKGSVAGFKV, encoded by the coding sequence ATGGCGTTGAACATTCCTGGACTGAAGTCCGCTGCGCAGGCCGGCAGCGACCCCGCGCCGTCGAATCAGCTGGATGCCGCGGGATTCCTGCGCGGCCGTCTGCCGCTGATCGGCCACCTGCCGCTCGGCCAGCAGGTGCGGTCGCTGGCGGTGATCTTCCTGCTGTTCATCGCGCTGGCCGCAGTACTGGTGTGGCAGGACTGGCGCGGCACGCGGCAAAACGCGGCCCACATCCATGCCGCGGGTCAGTTGCGCACGCTGATGCAGGGGGTGACTCAATCCGCGCCGCAGGCATTGGCCGGACAGGCCGGCGCGCTGGGCCAACTTTCGTCCGCTCGCGCTGCGGTGACCGCGCTGCTCGACACATTGAACCGTGGTGGCGAGGTGGACGGTGTATCGCTGCCGCCCGCCCGCGGCGCCGCGAAAGATGCGCTGCAACAGATCGACGCCGCATGGAGCGGCCAGGACCGCAACACAGCCTTGCTGCTTGGCCAGCAGAAAACCCTGATTGCGCTTGGCGAGGCCGGCCGCGCACTCGATGCTGCTGCAACACCGATGATGACTGCGCTGGGCCGCATCGCCGCCCAGCGTGGCGCACGCGATGGCGGGCTCAGCCTGTCGTTGGCCGGCAGCGTCGGTCAGGTCCGGGCGGCGATCCATGCGCTGACCTCAATCACGCCGACGTCAGCCGACACGCTCGACGCGCTTCAGCGCGCCCTGCCCGTGCTGCTCGACACCGCTGCCCAACTCGAACAAAGTGCCGAGGGCGAGCCGCGTGAGGCCTTTGCGCAGGCGCACAACGATCTGGTGCCGCGCCTGACCGCGCTGGTTACGGCGCTGGACAAGCCAGCCGACCTGCTCGCCGCACGTGCCGCGGGTCTCTGGCTGATCGGCAGCGCTGCGGCGCTGGCGGGTCCGACCGACGCACTGGCCACAGTCTATTCGGCACAGCGCGAAGACCGTGCGCTGCGTGCGCTTGGCGCCGCGCTGTGCGTGCTGCTTGCGCTGGCCAGCGTGTTCCTGATGGTGCGCGCCTACAACGAGGACCAGCACCGGCAGCGCGTTCTCGTCGAAGGCTCGCGCGAGGAAGCGAAACGCGAAAAGGACACGACGCAGCAGGCCATCCTGCGCCTGATGAATGAAATGGGCGACCTGGCCGACGGCGACCTGACGGTGCGTGCGACGGTTTCGGAAGACATCACCGGCGCCATCGCCGACTCGGTCAACTACACGATCGAGGAACTGTCGGTGCTGGTAAAGCGGATCAACGACGCGGCCGGACGCGTGGCCGAAGCGTCGGAGTCCGCGCAGCGCATTTCGACCCAGTTGCTGACGGCCGCAGAGCGGCAGTCGCGCGAAGTGACGGAGTCCGGCCAGTCGGTGCTGGCCATGGCGAAATCGATGAACGCGGTGTCGGAAGAGGCGACCCGCTCGGCGCAGGTGGCGCGCCAGTCGCTGGCGGCAGCCCAGAACGGTTCGAACGCGGTGTCGAATTCGATCCGCGGCATGAACGACATCCGCGACCAGATCCAGGAAACATCGAAGCGCATCAAGCGCCTCGGCGAGTCGTCGCAGGAGATCAGCGAAATCGTCGAACTGATTTCCGACATTACCGAACAGACCAACGTGCTGGCGCTGAATGCCGCCATCCAGGCCGCGGGTGCCGGCGAGGCCGGGCGCGGCTTCACCGTGGTGGCCGAAGAGGTGCAGCGGCTGGCCGAACGGTCGGGCGAGGCGACCAAGCAGATTGCAGCCATCGTGCGCACCATCCAGACCGATACCCAGGACGCGGTCGCCGCGATGGAAAACTCGACCCGCGGCGTGGTCGAAGGTGCGCGCCTGTCCGACGCCGCCGGACAGGCGCTGGATGAAATTTCAACCGTTTCGACCGAACTGACCGAACTGATCGAAGCGATTTCGTCGTCGGCGCAGGTACAGGCTGAGCAGGCGACCCGGGTGGCGCACGGCATGCAGGGCATTCTGCGCATTACCGAACAGACCACGGTCGGCACCAAGCAGACCGCTCTTTCCATCGGACAGCTGGCCGATCTGGCGGCTGAACTCAAAGGCTCGGTCGCGGGCTTCAAGGTATGA
- the argS gene encoding arginine--tRNA ligase: MTPELRRELTRLLHAALASVAPDIAPPDILLDRPKQASHGDLACNVALQLAKALKQNPRVIAERIVRELPPSRIVERAEVAGAGFINFFFSASVKQAIVGRILNEGERYGCSDTGAGKKVQVEFVSANPTGPLHVGHGRGAAYGSALCNLLDAAGYAVTREFYVNDAGRQLDILAVSVWLRYMETQGAAVKFPADGYRGDYVRDIGAELFIQQGTRLNRHTADLPDASVAGDTADAMLDALIAHAKTTLGEDWWTVHRYALDAMLADQRNDLGEFRVHYDVWYSEQSLHSNGAVDRAVKRLQDGGHLYEQDGALWFRSTRFGDEKDRVVRRENGAYTYFASDIAYHAEKFARGFDLVIDVWGADHHGYIPRVKGALAALGENPDKLEIALVQFAVLYRGGEKAAMGKRSGDFVTLRDLRAEVGNDAARFFYVLRKSDQHLDFDLDLAKSESNDNPVYYIQYAHARICSVLREAVANHALDLSLLPGIPFDSLTGERELLLAQRLAEFPDVITQAVAERAPHSVAFYLRDVASDFHAFYNASRMLVDDLAVREARLALAAATRQVIANGLSLLGVSAPESM; encoded by the coding sequence ATGACCCCCGAACTGCGCCGAGAACTGACCCGTCTGCTGCATGCCGCACTGGCCAGCGTGGCGCCCGACATCGCGCCACCCGACATCCTTCTTGATCGTCCGAAGCAGGCTTCGCACGGCGATCTCGCCTGCAACGTCGCGCTGCAGCTGGCCAAGGCACTGAAACAGAACCCTCGCGTCATCGCCGAACGCATCGTGCGAGAACTGCCGCCATCGCGCATCGTCGAGCGCGCCGAAGTGGCAGGCGCCGGTTTCATCAATTTCTTCTTCAGCGCCTCGGTCAAGCAGGCCATCGTCGGCCGCATCCTGAACGAAGGCGAGCGTTACGGTTGCTCCGACACCGGTGCCGGCAAAAAGGTGCAGGTCGAATTCGTGTCGGCCAACCCGACCGGGCCGCTGCACGTCGGCCACGGTCGCGGCGCCGCCTACGGCTCTGCGCTGTGCAACCTGCTCGACGCCGCCGGCTACGCGGTGACGCGCGAGTTCTACGTCAATGACGCCGGTCGCCAGCTGGACATCCTCGCCGTGTCGGTATGGCTGCGCTATATGGAAACGCAGGGCGCGGCGGTGAAATTCCCGGCCGACGGCTACCGCGGCGACTATGTGCGCGACATCGGGGCGGAACTGTTCATCCAGCAGGGCACCCGACTGAACCGGCACACGGCCGATCTGCCCGACGCCTCGGTCGCCGGCGATACCGCCGACGCCATGCTCGACGCACTGATCGCCCATGCCAAGACCACGCTGGGCGAAGACTGGTGGACGGTGCACCGCTACGCGCTCGATGCCATGCTGGCCGACCAGCGCAATGATCTGGGTGAGTTCCGCGTGCATTACGACGTGTGGTATTCGGAACAGTCGCTGCACAGCAACGGCGCGGTGGATCGCGCGGTGAAACGCCTGCAGGACGGCGGCCACCTGTACGAACAGGACGGCGCGCTGTGGTTTCGGTCGACCCGCTTCGGCGACGAGAAGGATCGCGTCGTGCGCCGCGAAAATGGCGCGTATACGTATTTCGCGTCCGACATCGCCTATCACGCGGAGAAGTTCGCGCGCGGCTTCGACCTCGTCATCGACGTGTGGGGTGCCGACCATCATGGATACATCCCGCGCGTGAAGGGTGCGCTGGCCGCACTGGGCGAAAACCCGGACAAGCTCGAAATCGCGCTGGTGCAATTCGCCGTGTTGTACCGCGGCGGTGAGAAGGCGGCGATGGGCAAGCGTTCGGGCGACTTCGTCACGCTGCGCGACCTGCGTGCCGAAGTCGGCAACGACGCGGCGCGCTTCTTCTACGTGCTGCGCAAGAGCGACCAGCATCTTGATTTCGACCTCGATCTCGCCAAATCCGAGTCGAACGACAATCCGGTCTATTACATCCAGTATGCGCACGCCCGCATCTGCTCGGTGCTGCGCGAGGCAGTGGCCAATCACGCGCTCGACCTGTCGCTGCTGCCCGGCATCCCGTTCGATTCGCTGACCGGCGAGCGCGAACTGCTGCTGGCCCAACGCCTGGCCGAGTTCCCGGATGTGATCACCCAGGCGGTGGCCGAGCGCGCACCGCACTCGGTCGCCTTCTACCTGCGCGACGTGGCATCCGATTTCCACGCCTTCTACAACGCTTCGCGCATGCTGGTCGACGATCTGGCGGTGCGCGAAGCCCGTCTTGCACTGGCCGCCGCAACGCGGCAGGTCATCGCCAACGGGCTGTCGCTGCTCGGCGTGTCCGCACCGGAATCGATGTAA
- a CDS encoding response regulator — MAESGGSAGVKVMVIDDSNTIRRSAEIFLVQAGYQVVLAEDGFDALSKISDHHPQVIFCDIMMPRLDGYQTCALIKKNPRFAATPVVMLSSRDGLFDRARGRMVGSDEYLTKPFTKDSLLQAVSRHARNGAD, encoded by the coding sequence TTGGCTGAATCGGGTGGCAGCGCCGGCGTCAAGGTGATGGTGATCGACGACAGCAACACCATCCGCCGCAGTGCAGAAATCTTTCTTGTCCAGGCGGGATATCAGGTCGTCCTCGCGGAAGACGGCTTCGATGCGCTGTCGAAGATCAGCGACCATCACCCGCAGGTGATCTTCTGCGACATCATGATGCCGCGTCTCGACGGTTACCAGACCTGCGCACTCATCAAGAAAAACCCCAGGTTTGCCGCTACTCCTGTCGTGATGCTTTCTTCGCGCGACGGTCTGTTCGACCGCGCACGCGGCCGGATGGTCGGCTCGGACGAATACCTCACCAAACCTTTCACCAAGGACAGCCTGCTGCAGGCAGTGTCGCGTCACGCGCGCAACGGCGCTGACTGA
- a CDS encoding rubredoxin — protein sequence MSSTVTAEFQSYMCLICGFIYDEAAGLPEEGIAPGTRWADVPPNWTCPECSARKDDFEMVQI from the coding sequence ATGAGTTCCACAGTCACGGCCGAATTCCAGAGTTACATGTGTCTCATATGCGGCTTCATCTACGACGAAGCCGCCGGTCTGCCGGAAGAGGGTATCGCACCCGGCACACGCTGGGCGGATGTCCCGCCCAACTGGACCTGTCCTGAGTGCAGCGCACGCAAGGACGATTTTGAGATGGTCCAGATCTGA
- a CDS encoding SPOR domain-containing protein — protein sequence MAKAAQKKAPARKHRGGTVVGIFIGLVLGVVLCAGVMWYINGSALPLQLREAAPAAAAPGSEPVALPGKPGDKPPAKPRFDFYEILPGNQSAQPAPARTPPAAAPTTPEDSPAPAVTPAPAAAPESLVLQAGAFSSEEEADNLRARLALMGLESNVQTHAVAGKGTLYRVRLGPFASPDDMSRVRAELAQNGIDTSLVR from the coding sequence ATGGCCAAAGCTGCGCAAAAAAAGGCGCCCGCGCGCAAGCATCGCGGCGGCACGGTGGTCGGCATCTTCATCGGCCTGGTACTGGGCGTGGTGCTGTGCGCCGGCGTCATGTGGTACATCAACGGCTCGGCGCTGCCGCTGCAGTTGCGTGAAGCGGCGCCAGCGGCGGCTGCACCGGGGAGCGAACCGGTCGCACTGCCCGGCAAACCGGGTGACAAGCCGCCCGCCAAGCCGCGCTTCGACTTCTATGAAATCCTGCCCGGTAACCAGAGTGCGCAACCCGCACCTGCCCGGACGCCGCCTGCGGCAGCACCGACGACTCCGGAAGACAGCCCGGCACCTGCGGTCACGCCGGCGCCTGCCGCTGCGCCTGAATCGCTGGTCCTGCAGGCCGGCGCCTTCTCGTCGGAAGAAGAAGCGGACAACCTGCGAGCCCGTCTTGCGTTGATGGGTCTGGAGTCGAACGTTCAGACCCATGCCGTCGCCGGCAAGGGCACGCTTTACCGCGTACGGCTAGGCCCGTTCGCCAGCCCGGACGACATGAGCCGGGTCCGCGCCGAACTGGCCCAGAACGGGATCGATACTTCGCTTGTCCGATGA
- a CDS encoding response regulator, with product MAIKRIMVVDDSPTERHVLNDFLTRKGFEVIIAENGEQAIEKAKAEKPDLILMDVVMPGVNGYQATRTITREDSTRDIPVIMCTSKDLPTDRIWGMRQGALDYMVKPVNLEELLGRIQQLGAAGNDG from the coding sequence ATGGCCATCAAGCGCATCATGGTGGTGGACGACTCGCCCACCGAACGCCATGTACTGAACGACTTCCTGACCCGCAAGGGCTTCGAGGTCATCATCGCCGAGAACGGCGAGCAGGCCATCGAGAAAGCCAAGGCCGAAAAACCCGACCTCATCCTGATGGACGTCGTGATGCCCGGCGTCAACGGCTACCAGGCAACGCGCACCATCACGCGCGAAGACAGTACGCGTGACATCCCGGTGATCATGTGCACCAGCAAGGATCTGCCGACCGACCGCATCTGGGGCATGCGGCAGGGCGCGCTCGATTACATGGTCAAGCCGGTCAATCTCGAAGAACTGCTGGGCCGCATCCAGCAACTGGGCGCGGCGGGCAACGATGGCTAG
- the hemL gene encoding glutamate-1-semialdehyde 2,1-aminomutase encodes MTTRNEQLFERAQRSIPGGVNSPVRAFRSVGGTPRFFTRGAGSRLWDADGVEYIDYVGSWGPAILGHAHPEVIRAVQEAAVGGLSFGAPTEGEILMAELLCARVPSIEQVRLVSSGTEATMSAIRLARGFTGRDAIVKFEGCYHGHADSLLVKAGSGALTFGNPSSGGVPADFAKHTLVLDYNDPQQLEDCFRNHGERIACVIVEPVVGNMNLIVPTRAFLDAMRTLCTQYGAVLIFDEVMTGFRVGPVGAQGLFGITPDLTTLGKVIGGGMPVGAFGGRRDIMAAIAPIGAVYQAGTLSGNPVAVAAGLKTLELIDAPGFHDRLAARTKQFTDGMVAAAREAGVPFSAQSVGGMFGLYFRDAPPASYAEVMQSDRERFNRFFHAMLDAGVYLAPSAFEAGFVSGAHSEDDVAQTLARAKAAFAKA; translated from the coding sequence ATGACCACCCGCAACGAACAGCTTTTCGAACGCGCCCAGCGCAGCATTCCGGGCGGCGTCAATTCACCGGTCCGGGCCTTCCGCTCGGTGGGCGGTACGCCGCGCTTCTTCACGCGCGGTGCGGGCAGTCGTCTGTGGGACGCCGATGGTGTCGAATACATCGACTATGTGGGGTCGTGGGGCCCGGCCATCCTGGGCCATGCACACCCGGAGGTGATCCGGGCCGTGCAGGAAGCCGCGGTGGGTGGCCTGTCTTTCGGTGCGCCGACCGAAGGCGAAATCCTGATGGCCGAACTGCTGTGCGCCCGCGTGCCGTCGATCGAACAGGTGCGCCTGGTCAGTTCCGGCACCGAGGCGACGATGAGCGCCATCCGTCTGGCGCGCGGTTTCACCGGCCGTGACGCGATCGTCAAGTTCGAAGGCTGCTATCACGGCCATGCCGACAGCCTGCTGGTCAAGGCCGGCTCCGGTGCGCTCACCTTCGGCAATCCGAGCTCGGGCGGCGTGCCGGCCGACTTCGCCAAGCACACGCTGGTACTCGACTACAACGACCCGCAGCAGCTGGAAGACTGCTTCCGCAATCACGGTGAGCGCATTGCCTGCGTCATCGTCGAGCCGGTGGTCGGCAACATGAACCTCATCGTGCCGACGCGCGCCTTCCTCGATGCGATGCGCACACTGTGTACACAATATGGCGCAGTGCTGATTTTCGACGAGGTGATGACCGGTTTCCGCGTCGGTCCGGTCGGCGCCCAGGGCCTGTTCGGCATCACGCCCGATCTGACCACGCTGGGCAAGGTGATCGGCGGCGGCATGCCGGTCGGCGCCTTCGGCGGCCGGCGCGACATCATGGCCGCCATTGCGCCGATCGGTGCCGTGTATCAGGCCGGCACGCTGTCCGGCAACCCAGTCGCCGTGGCGGCGGGCCTGAAGACGCTGGAACTGATCGACGCACCCGGCTTCCATGACCGGCTCGCCGCCCGCACGAAGCAATTCACCGATGGCATGGTCGCCGCGGCCCGCGAGGCCGGCGTGCCATTTTCGGCACAGTCGGTCGGCGGCATGTTCGGCCTGTACTTCCGCGATGCGCCGCCGGCGAGCTACGCCGAAGTGATGCAGTCGGACCGCGAACGCTTCAACCGCTTTTTCCACGCCATGCTCGATGCCGGCGTCTATCTCGCGCCGTCGGCGTTTGAAGCGGGCTTCGTGTCGGGCGCGCACAGCGAGGACGACGTGGCGCAGACGCTGGCGCGGGCGAAGGCCGCGTTCGCGAAGGCCTGA
- the thiD gene encoding bifunctional hydroxymethylpyrimidine kinase/phosphomethylpyrimidine kinase: MCFSATDPTGGAGMQADLMTLSALGCHPLGVVTAVTVQDTTGVEEIVPMDDDLVVDQARVLLSDVPVSAFKIGVMGSVENIAAIAEIISDYPHLPVVFDPVLSSGRGDELADEEMVIALQELLLPLTTVLTPNSLEARRLAQFGDDDDEDDESDNRQDPLALDECARLLIAAGCGHVLLTGTHESTLRVSNVLYGHGGVIRRDEWDRLPGSYHGSGCTLASALAAWLAQGLDVGAAVQAAQEYTWRTLVNGFRPGMGQYLPDRFFWTRNSNMDADDGSDD, from the coding sequence ATGTGTTTTTCCGCCACCGACCCCACCGGTGGCGCCGGCATGCAGGCCGATCTGATGACGCTGTCGGCGCTCGGCTGCCATCCGCTCGGCGTGGTGACGGCCGTCACCGTGCAGGACACCACCGGCGTCGAGGAAATCGTGCCGATGGACGACGACCTGGTGGTCGATCAGGCGCGCGTGCTGCTGTCGGATGTTCCGGTGTCGGCATTCAAGATCGGCGTCATGGGCAGCGTGGAGAACATCGCCGCCATCGCCGAGATCATTTCAGACTACCCGCACCTGCCGGTGGTGTTCGATCCCGTGCTGTCATCCGGCCGCGGCGACGAACTGGCCGACGAGGAAATGGTGATCGCGCTGCAGGAACTGCTGCTGCCGCTGACCACGGTGCTGACGCCGAACAGTCTCGAAGCGCGCCGGCTGGCGCAGTTCGGCGACGACGATGATGAGGACGACGAATCGGACAACCGTCAGGATCCACTCGCGCTCGACGAGTGTGCCCGCTTGTTGATAGCAGCCGGCTGTGGGCACGTGCTGCTGACCGGCACCCACGAATCGACGCTGCGCGTCAGCAACGTGCTGTACGGCCATGGCGGCGTGATCCGGCGCGACGAATGGGACCGCCTGCCCGGCAGTTACCACGGCTCCGGTTGTACGCTGGCCTCGGCGCTGGCTGCCTGGCTGGCGCAGGGGCTGGACGTCGGCGCTGCGGTGCAGGCGGCGCAGGAATATACGTGGCGCACGCTGGTCAACGGTTTCCGGCCCGGCATGGGTCAGTATCTGCCCGACCGTTTCTTCTGGACGCGCAACAGCAATATGGACGCGGACGACGGCAGCGACGACTAG
- a CDS encoding SDR family oxidoreductase — MDATRPAATGARAAPVVFLTGASSGIGEALARHYAAEGATLGLVARRAVQLEALAASLPGQHFIFPADVRDAAALQAAAESFMQQAGVPDIVIGNAGVSVGTLTGEQEDLPAFETVFDINVLGLVRTFAPFVKPMQARRSGALVGIASVAGIRGLPGAGAYCASKSAAITYLESLRVELRGSGVKVQTICPGYIDTPMTAINPYPMPFLLSADEAAPRFARVIARGTSYAVVPWQMGVVAKLLRLLPGPVFDVAFAKAGRKPRGTL; from the coding sequence ATGGACGCCACGCGTCCGGCAGCAACGGGTGCCCGCGCGGCACCCGTTGTCTTTCTGACCGGTGCATCGAGCGGCATCGGCGAAGCACTGGCCCGCCATTACGCCGCCGAGGGCGCCACACTCGGCCTGGTGGCGCGGCGGGCGGTCCAGCTCGAAGCACTGGCTGCCAGCCTGCCGGGGCAACATTTCATCTTTCCCGCCGACGTACGCGACGCCGCCGCACTGCAGGCTGCCGCAGAATCCTTCATGCAGCAGGCCGGCGTGCCGGATATCGTCATCGGCAATGCCGGTGTATCGGTCGGGACATTGACCGGCGAGCAGGAAGACCTGCCGGCGTTCGAAACCGTGTTCGACATCAATGTGCTGGGGCTGGTGCGCACCTTCGCACCTTTCGTGAAACCGATGCAGGCACGGCGCAGCGGCGCACTGGTCGGCATCGCCTCGGTCGCCGGCATCCGCGGCCTGCCGGGTGCCGGCGCCTATTGCGCCTCGAAATCGGCGGCGATCACCTATCTGGAAAGCCTGCGGGTGGAACTGCGCGGCAGCGGCGTGAAAGTGCAGACGATCTGCCCCGGCTACATCGACACGCCGATGACCGCCATCAATCCCTACCCGATGCCCTTTCTGCTCAGCGCCGACGAAGCCGCCCCGCGTTTCGCCCGCGTCATTGCTCGCGGCACGTCCTACGCAGTCGTGCCCTGGCAGATGGGCGTGGTGGCCAAGCTGCTGCGCCTGCTGCCCGGCCCGGTATTCGACGTCGCTTTCGCGAAGGCCGGGCGCAAGCCGCGCGGTACGTTGTAG
- a CDS encoding chemotaxis protein CheW, which yields MARVSLREFEEELARKLSDTSGQGSARALLGVQAGDELWLVDLAESGEILPVPALTPVPLTRSWLRGIANVRGLLYAVTDFAAFQGGASTGVAGETRLLLPHAKFGTNSALLVSRVLGLRALEDFESADTGQADARPWASDRLVDTQGRVWLRLDPRRLYADPGFADVAA from the coding sequence ATGGCTAGGGTCTCGCTGCGCGAATTCGAGGAGGAGCTGGCCCGCAAGCTGTCCGACACCTCCGGACAGGGCAGCGCACGCGCGCTGCTCGGCGTGCAGGCAGGCGACGAATTGTGGCTGGTCGATCTGGCCGAATCCGGCGAAATCCTGCCGGTACCCGCGCTGACGCCGGTACCGCTGACCCGCAGCTGGCTGCGCGGCATCGCCAACGTACGCGGCCTGCTCTACGCGGTGACCGACTTCGCCGCCTTTCAGGGCGGCGCATCAACCGGTGTGGCGGGCGAAACACGGCTGCTTCTGCCGCACGCCAAATTCGGGACAAACAGCGCGCTGCTGGTGTCCCGCGTGCTCGGTCTGCGGGCACTCGAAGATTTCGAAAGCGCTGATACCGGTCAGGCCGATGCGCGACCCTGGGCGTCGGACCGGCTGGTCGACACCCAGGGCCGCGTGTGGCTGCGGCTGGATCCGCGACGCCTCTACGCAGACCCCGGCTTTGCCGACGTGGCGGCCTGA
- the thiE gene encoding thiamine phosphate synthase, protein MPADLRSLRGLYAVTPEALSGAALCRAAEAACAGGAVLLQYRNKSSDAACRLADARALRAITTVCGTRLIINDDAELAHEVGADGVHVGRGDGDPAAVRRRLGPAALIGVSCYNDAALAREARRAGADYVAFGAMFASATKPAAPVADRARFAEVADLGIPRCAIGGITLDRAPRLIEAGADLLAVVSDLFDAPDISARARAYAQLF, encoded by the coding sequence ATGCCTGCCGACCTCCGTTCATTGCGCGGCCTTTACGCCGTGACACCCGAAGCCCTCAGCGGCGCTGCGCTCTGCCGGGCAGCCGAAGCTGCCTGCGCCGGCGGTGCAGTGCTGCTGCAGTACCGCAACAAGTCGTCCGACGCCGCTTGCCGCCTGGCGGACGCGCGCGCGCTGCGCGCCATCACCACCGTCTGCGGGACGCGTTTAATCATCAACGATGATGCCGAACTGGCGCACGAAGTCGGCGCCGACGGCGTGCACGTCGGCCGCGGCGATGGCGATCCGGCGGCGGTCCGCCGGCGGCTGGGTCCGGCGGCACTGATCGGCGTGTCCTGCTACAACGATGCCGCGCTCGCGCGCGAGGCCCGGCGGGCCGGCGCCGATTACGTGGCCTTCGGCGCGATGTTCGCGTCGGCGACCAAACCCGCTGCGCCGGTCGCCGACCGCGCGCGCTTCGCCGAGGTGGCCGATCTGGGCATTCCCCGATGCGCCATCGGTGGCATCACGCTGGACCGGGCACCGCGGCTGATCGAAGCCGGAGCCGATCTGCTCGCCGTGGTGTCCGACCTGTTCGACGCCCCTGACATCTCCGCGCGGGCACGTGCCTATGCGCAGCTTTTCTGA
- a CDS encoding thiol:disulfide interchange protein DsbA/DsbL: protein MKFGFKQIAALAFAGFMASGVAAAPLNEKDFREIKPAQSVEPGPKVEVIEFFWYGCPHCFELEPSLKKWLDRKPDDVTFKRVPAIFRQSWVAGAQTYYTLETLGELDRMHSKVFDAIHMERQAFNDMATISSWMGKNGIDAKKFEDTAKSFAVSGKVQRAQQMSAAYQLTGVPALVVDGKYIALGNSYDGMLAIVDQLIERARGERAAAAKK from the coding sequence ATGAAATTCGGATTCAAGCAGATCGCCGCGCTGGCTTTTGCCGGCTTCATGGCCAGTGGCGTCGCTGCCGCCCCGTTGAATGAAAAGGACTTTCGCGAGATCAAGCCGGCGCAGTCGGTCGAACCGGGCCCCAAGGTCGAGGTGATCGAGTTCTTCTGGTATGGCTGCCCGCACTGCTTCGAGCTCGAGCCGTCACTGAAGAAGTGGCTCGACCGCAAGCCGGACGACGTGACCTTCAAGCGGGTACCGGCCATCTTCCGTCAGTCCTGGGTGGCTGGCGCGCAGACCTACTACACGCTGGAAACCCTCGGCGAGCTCGACCGCATGCACAGCAAGGTGTTCGACGCCATCCACATGGAGCGCCAGGCGTTCAACGACATGGCAACCATCAGCAGCTGGATGGGCAAGAACGGCATCGACGCGAAGAAGTTCGAAGACACGGCCAAGTCCTTCGCCGTGTCGGGCAAGGTGCAGCGTGCACAGCAGATGAGCGCCGCCTATCAGCTGACCGGCGTGCCGGCGCTGGTGGTCGATGGCAAGTACATCGCGCTCGGCAACAGTTACGACGGCATGCTTGCCATCGTCGACCAGCTGATCGAGCGCGCGCGCGGCGAGCGCGCAGCGGCCGCCAAGAAGTAA